Within the Bradyrhizobium ottawaense genome, the region AGAGCCCGCCGAAGCGGCCGCGCGCGTGGCGCAGGACGCCGCGCCCACCGCCTATACCGAATGGGGCGGCGGCGCCTCCAACGACGAAGACTACAATCTGGAAGCCTTTGTAGCCGCCGAAGTAACGCTCGGCAGCCATCTCGCCGAGCAGCTCGCGGTCGCGTTCGCGTTCCCCGCCGAGCGGATGATCGGGCAGTATCTGATCGATCTGGTCGACGACGCCGGCTACGTGCCGGCCGATCTCGGGCAGGCCGCCGAACGGCTCGGCGCCTCGCAAGGGGATGTCGAGGCGGTGCTCGCCGTGCTGCAGAAATTCGATCCGCCCGGCGTGTGCGCGCGAAATCTCAGCGAATGCCTCGCAATCCAGCTCCGCGAACTCAATCGCTACGACCCCGCGATGCAGGCGCTGGTCGAGCATCTCGATCTCCTCGCCAAGCGCGATATCGCCTCGCTGCGCAAGCTGTGCGGCGTCGACGACGATGACATCACCGACATGATCGGCGAGATCCGCCGGCTCGATCCCAAGCCCGGCCTGAAGTTCGGCTCGGCGCGGACGCAGACCATGGTGCCGGATGTCTATGTGCGGCCCGGTCCGGACGGCGGCTGGCATGTCGAGCTCAACAGCGACACGTTGCCGCGCGTGCTGGTCAATCAGGTCTATTACACCGAGCTGTCGAAGACGATCCGCAAGGACGGCGACAAATCCTATTTCACCGATTGCCTGCAGAATGCGACCTGGCTGGTCCGCGCGCTCGATCAGCGCGCCCGCACCATCCTCAAGGTCGCCACCGAAATCGTGCGCCAGCAGGACGGCTTCTTCACCCATGGCGTCGCGCATCTGCGCCCCCTGAACCTCAAGGCGGTGGCGGACGCGATCCAGATGCACGAATCGACGGTGTCGCGGGTGACGGCCAACAAATACATGGCGACCAACCGCGGCAGCTTCGAACTGAAGTATTTCTTCACCGCCTCGATCGCATCGGCCGACGGCGGCGAAGCCCATTCGGCGGAGGCCGTTCGTCATCACATCAAGCGGCTGATTGACGCGGAGGCCCCGGCCGCGATCCTTTCCGACGATACCATTGTGGAACGATTGCGCGAGACCGGCATTGATATTGCCCGCCGCACCGTCGCGAAATACCGCGAAGCGATGCGTATTCCATCCTCGGTGCAGCGTCGCCGTGATAAACAGAGCATGCTCGGTAATGCCCTTTCCGCCCCCGCCACCTCCTCCGACCGGTCCCGCGATACGGCTCCTGCCTGATTGCGTTCGCGTCAAATCGCGATAGTCTCGATCCCCCTTAGAGTGCGATCCGGAAAACTACCTACTGGTTTTCCGAACAGATCATGCTCCACTAACAAACGTCAGAGTGGTGGGCATCCAGCGAGGCATCCAATGACCCTTCGAATCTCCGGGAAAAGCATCAGCGTCGGCGAAGCGCTTCGTTCGCGCGTCAGCGAGCGCACCGATGAAGTCCTGCGAAAATATTTCGACGGCAACTATTCCGGCCACATCACGCTGAGCAAGGACGGCTTCGGCTTCCGCACCGACTGCTCGCTGCACCTCGATTCCGGGATTACGCTGGAAGCCGATTCGAACGCCACCGACGCCTATGCCAGCGCCGACCAGGCGCTTCTGATGATCGAGAAGCGGCTGCGCCGCTACAAGAGCCGGCTGAAGGACCGCTCCGCCCGCAAGACCTACGCAGCCTCCGCAGCGCTCGCCGAGATGGATGCGCCGACGCTGGACGCGCCGAGCTATGTGATCGAGGCGCCCGCCGAGGACGACGAGGTCACTGCCTACAGCCCCGTCATCATCGCCGAGGCCACCACGTCGCTGAAGCGGTTTTCGGTCAGTGAGGCGGTCATGGAGCTCGATCTGACGGGGGCGGCCTGCATCGTGTTCCAGCACGGTTCCAGCGGCCGGGTGAACATCATTTACCGGCGTACCGACGGCAATGTGGGCTGGGTCGACCCCCCGGCGGTTACCCCCTGACATATATGCCGGAGAGCATTGACGCCCCCAGCCGCCCTACCTATGGTCCGCCGCCTTTAAGCATAGGGTGCAAGAACGGGCCGTTCGGGAGTTGGCACCGGTCATGTGTTGGAGTAGAAGCCCCCAACTCGGGACCCGGTCCTAAGCCCGCCTCCCGTCTCACCTTCTTGACGCCACGGTTCTAAAACCTATCTCGCAACCTGTCGGTTCAATTCACCTCGGAACGCCCCATGACGATTACCGATCTGGTCGCACCCGAGGCGATTCTCCCTGCATTGAAGGTCATCAGCAAGAAGCAGGCGCTGCAGGAACTGGCGGCGCGGGCGGCCTCGCTGACCGGCCAGAACGAGCGCTCGGTGTTCGAGGTGCTGTTGCAGCGCGAGAAGCTCGGCACCACCGCCGTCGGCTACGGCGTCGCCATCCCGCACGGCAAGCTGCCCAAGCTCGAAAAGCTGTTCGGACTGTTCGCCCGGCTTGAGCGCCCGATCGACTTCGAGGCCATGGACGGCCAGCCGGTCGACCTGATCTTCCTGCTGCTGGCGCCGGAAGGCGCGGGCGCCGATCACCTGAAGGCGCTGGCGCGGATCGCGCGGCTGCTGCGCGACCAGGACGTCGCCAAGAAACTGCGCGCCTCGCGCGACGCCCAGGCGATCTATTCGGTCCTGGCGCTGCCGCCGGCGAGCGCGGCGTAAGGTTTCGCGTTCGGCGCGATCACCATCAAAGAGAAGCCCGCCGCCGACGCTGCCGCGAATTTCCTCGCAGCCGGCTGGTCGCGGTCATCAGCAGATCGTCGGTAGCAAGCGCCTGACTTCGTCGAGCAGGTCGGGGACCGCTGTCTCGTCGCCTGCGAGGTGCCTGAGCAACGCGCTCTGAAACAGGCCGTCGAGCAGCGCATAGAGCGCGGCCGGGGACGCCGCCGGCCGTTTGCCGCCGAGCTCGGCATAGCGCGAGGCGATGCGCCAGATCATCGCTTCCAGGCTCTTGTCGATCTCGAGCACGTCCTTGCGAAATGCGGCCTCGAACATCGCCTGAGAGCGCAGATCGTACCAAAGCCGATGCATGCGGGCTTCGTTCTGTAGCGTCGCCGCAAGCTTGGCGAGGAAGCCCTCGGTCAATTCGTCGCGGCTCTTTGCCGTCGTGACCACTTCGTCATATCGCGTCACGCATTTGGCCTTGTAGTGGCGGACGCAGCAGCAGATCAGGTCGAGCTTGTCGCTGAAATAGTAGTGAAAGACGCCGTGCGTAAACGCGGAATTCTGCGCGATCTCGCGCAGGCTGGTGCGTGCGAAGCCAAGCTCTCCGAGCGTTTCCAGCGCGGCCTCGGCAAGCTCGATCCGCCGCGCGTTGAACTTCTCGTCGCGCAGTGCCTCGGTCGCCACCGCGACCCGCTGGGCCGCCCCCGTCGCCTGCCGCGCCATCGCATCCCTTTCCTCAGCCCCGATCTTTCAACGGCTTATACCGCGCCGACGGCTGATAGCTGCATCCCCTCACAACCACTTCCTTGGACAACTGTCAAATTCGTTCTTGACAAGTGTCAAGATTCTGGCGGAGGTTCGGGAAAATAATTTGGACAGTCGTCAAGATGTCCGATCAGGGAGGAACGTTTCGCTGGGTGCGGCCCAAGGTCCGCACTCATGGCCATGGCCATGGCCGCGACCGCGCAAAGCCGTGCAGTGCCGGCATGCGCCGCCGATCGGCCGCAGCACCAATCAATCACCAGCAACGGAGGAGTACGTCATGAGTGGGAAGAGCCTTGCAGGCAAGAAAGCCCTGGTCACCGGTGGCGCCCGAGGGATTGGCGCTGCAATTGCGCAGTCGCTGGCACGGGCCGGCGCCTCGATCATGATCGCCGACATCCTGGACGACGCCGGCAAGGCCAGCGCTGCGGCCATCGCCAAGGAAGGCGTCGCGACAGGATTCGTCCAGCTCGACGTCAGCGATGACGCGCAATGGGAGAGGGCGGTGGCCGCGACGGTCTCCACGCTCGGCGGCTACGACATCCTCATCAACAACGCCGGTATCGAGATCACCTCTCTGGTCAGCGAAGTCAGGGCCGAGGACGCGCGGCGAATGTGCGACGTCAACATCGTCGGCACTGTGCTCGGCATGAAGCACGCATTCCGCGTGATGCGGCCCGGCGGCGCTGCGGGCAAGGGCGGCGCGGTCGTCAACATCGCATCCGTCGCGGCAACGATCGCCTTCCCGAGCATCGCGGTCTATTCGGGCACCAAATCCGCGGTCGACCGCATGACGCGGGTCGGGGCGATGGAAGCCGGCAAGCTCGGCTACGGCGTGCGCGTCAACTGCATCTATCCGGGCCTGATACCGACCGACATGGGCCTGCAGCTCGCCAATGACATCGTCAAGGTCGGGCTCGCGCCTGACGTCAACGCAGCGGTGGGTTCGGTGGTGGAGCAAACCCCGCTCGGTCGCCTCGCTGAGGTCAGCGACATCGGCGATGCCGCGGTGTTCCTGTGCTCGAACGAGGCACGCTTCATCACCGGCATTGGACTGCCGGTCGACGGCGGCATGGGCATGTAACAACGAACCAACAGAAATCATTTCGGAGGATACGACATGAGTGAGAAGAAGCCCGTCGTCGTCTACGGCGTGTCCGGCTATACCGGCCGCCTGGTCTGCGAGTACCTGCGCGAGTACAACATCCCCTTCATCGCGGCGGGCCGCGATGCCGCCAAGGTGAAGGCGGTGGTCGAGAAGATCCCCGGCATCGAGACCGCCGACTACGAAATCGCAGGCGTGGAGCATACGGTCGAGGCGCTGACGAAATTGTTCAAGGGCGCCAGGGTCGTCAGCAACATGGTCGGCCCGTTCATCAAGCATGGCTCGGAGGTCGTGGAGGCCGCGCTGCAGGCTGGTTGCCACTACACCGACACCACGGGCGAACAGGACTGGGTCCTGCACGCGCAGGAGCGCTGGGGCGCCAAGTTCGCCGAGAAAGGCCTGCTGCTGTCGCCGAACCTCGCGCAGATGTACACTACCGGCGAAATCGCCGCCAACATTTGCCTGGAAACGCCGGGCCTCGACACCCTCGACATCCTGGTGTTCTGGAAGGGCTTTCCGACCTACGCCTCGACGCAGACGATTTTCACCATCCTCAAGGCGAACTGGTACTACCTCGAGCAGAACAAGTTCGTCGAATGGGACGTCACCGCGCGCGCCGACGTCGTGGTGCCCGGCCAGCACGAGACCGCGATCGCGGTGCCATGGGGCGGCACCGCGCATCCAGTCTGGTTCAAGAACGATCCGCGCGTGAGCAACTGCCGGGTGCTCGGCGGCGTTCTCGCCCGTCCGGTGATGGAAGGCGTGGTGCAGACCACGCAGATGGTGAAGGAGAAGATCAAGCCGTTGCCGCCGGCGGAGCAGGAAAAGGCGCTCGCCGACATCGCCGCCACCTTGCAGGCCTCGATGCCGCCGCGCGAGAATCCGCGCATCAACACCTCGATCGATTCGGTCTACGCGTCCGGGCCGCTCGGTCGGGCGCACTGCGTGATCCACGGCAACTGCAACTACAAGCAGACCGGCATGCTGCAGGCCTACGCGGCGTTCGCGCTGCTGCAACAGCCGCCGAAGCGGACCGGCTTTGCATCAGGATGCCAGGCATTCGGGTATCGCGAACTGCTCGGCCAGTTGCGCAGCTTCGGGCTGGTCAGCAAGCCGATCGTGACCGTGCACGACTGAGTTGATCGCGGGTGGCGCGGTCACGCGCGCCACCCGCCTTTTGCCCAACGGGGTCGCCCATGCGCTTCATCGATTACCTCGACAAAGGCGCCTCGCTCGGCGCCGATGCGCCGTGCCTGACCATGGACGGACGCGACCTCAGCTACCGCGAGGTGCAGCGGCTGAGCTACCGGATCGCGCGCGGGCTTGCTGGATCTGATATCGCGGCCGGGGAGAAGGTTGCGATCCTCTCCGGCAACGATCCGCTCGCCTTCGCCTGCGTGTTCGGCATTTCGCGCGCGGGTGCGGTCTGGTGTCCGATCAATCCGCGCAACGAGGCAACCGAGAACAGGTTCATCCTCGACCAGTTCGACTGCAGCCTGCTGCTGTTTCATTCGAGCTTCGCCGCGATGGTCGAGGCGGTGCGCGCCGAACTGCCGAAGCTGCGCGCGCTCGTCTGCCTCGATGCCGAGCTGCCGTTCGCGCCATCATTCGAAAGCTGGCTGTCCGGCGTCGCCGACGACCATTATCAGCGCGAGACGGTCGACGACCTCGCGATGATCCCGGGCACCGGCGGGACCACCGGCAAGCCCAAGGGCGTCATGCTGTCGGGGCGCAACATCGAGGCCATGACCGCGCTGACGCTGATGGGCTACCCGTTCAAGGGGCGCCCGGTCTATCTCGCGCTGGCGCCGCTGACCCATGCGGCCGGCGTGCTCTGTTTCCCGATCATGGCGCTCGGCGGCCGCATCGTGATCATGCACCGCCCGGATATTGGCGAATTCCTCGATCTGATCGAGCGCTATCGCGTCACGCACACGTTCCTGCCGCCGACCGTGATCTACATGCTGCTCGATCATCCGAAGCTCGATGATGCGAATCTCTCCTCGCTGCAATGCTTCTGGTACGGCGCGGCGCCGATATCGGCCGCGCGGCTGGCGGAGGCGTTGCAGCGGATCGGGCCGATGGCGCAATTGTTCGGCCAGACCGAAGCGCCGATGATGATCTCGATGATGGCGCCGGATGAGCACTACAATGCCGACGGCACGATCGCGATGCAGCGGCTGTCCTCGGCCGGGCGGATCAGCCCGCTGGTCCAGGCCGGCATCATGGATGCCGACGGCAATCTGTTGCCTGAGGGAGGGCGCGGCGAGATCGTGGTGCGCGGCTCGCTGGTGATGGAGGGCTACTACAAGAATCCCGAGGCCACGGCCGAAGCCTCGGCGCATGGCTGGCACCACACCGGCGACATCGGCTACATCGATGGCGACGGCTACCTGTATATCGTCGACCGCGCCAAGGACATGATCATTACCGGCGGCTTCAACGTCTACTCGATCGAAGTCGAGAACGCGCTGCGGGCCCATGAGGCGGTACAGGATTGCGCCGTGATCGGCCTGCCCGATGACAAATGGGGCGAGCGGATCGTCGCGGTGGTGCAGCCTCGCGCGGGCCACAGCGTCGATGCGACAGCGCTGGCCGCCTTCGTCAAGCAGCGGATAGGCAGCATCAAGACGCCGAAACAGATCGAA harbors:
- the rpoN gene encoding RNA polymerase factor sigma-54; the encoded protein is MALTQRLEFRQSQSLVMTPQLMQAIKLLQLSNLDLSAFVEEELERNPLLERASDGPEAPVAGEPVAERAEFSDSGDSQGYGDDSGGDASEMSGGSAGDSFEPGQEEWLNRDLGTRTEIEQTLDTPLDNVFTEEPAEAAARVAQDAAPTAYTEWGGGASNDEDYNLEAFVAAEVTLGSHLAEQLAVAFAFPAERMIGQYLIDLVDDAGYVPADLGQAAERLGASQGDVEAVLAVLQKFDPPGVCARNLSECLAIQLRELNRYDPAMQALVEHLDLLAKRDIASLRKLCGVDDDDITDMIGEIRRLDPKPGLKFGSARTQTMVPDVYVRPGPDGGWHVELNSDTLPRVLVNQVYYTELSKTIRKDGDKSYFTDCLQNATWLVRALDQRARTILKVATEIVRQQDGFFTHGVAHLRPLNLKAVADAIQMHESTVSRVTANKYMATNRGSFELKYFFTASIASADGGEAHSAEAVRHHIKRLIDAEAPAAILSDDTIVERLRETGIDIARRTVAKYREAMRIPSSVQRRRDKQSMLGNALSAPATSSDRSRDTAPA
- the hpf gene encoding ribosome hibernation-promoting factor, HPF/YfiA family, translated to MTLRISGKSISVGEALRSRVSERTDEVLRKYFDGNYSGHITLSKDGFGFRTDCSLHLDSGITLEADSNATDAYASADQALLMIEKRLRRYKSRLKDRSARKTYAASAALAEMDAPTLDAPSYVIEAPAEDDEVTAYSPVIIAEATTSLKRFSVSEAVMELDLTGAACIVFQHGSSGRVNIIYRRTDGNVGWVDPPAVTP
- the ptsN gene encoding PTS IIA-like nitrogen regulatory protein PtsN, with product MTITDLVAPEAILPALKVISKKQALQELAARAASLTGQNERSVFEVLLQREKLGTTAVGYGVAIPHGKLPKLEKLFGLFARLERPIDFEAMDGQPVDLIFLLLAPEGAGADHLKALARIARLLRDQDVAKKLRASRDAQAIYSVLALPPASAA
- a CDS encoding TetR/AcrR family transcriptional regulator, with the translated sequence MARQATGAAQRVAVATEALRDEKFNARRIELAEAALETLGELGFARTSLREIAQNSAFTHGVFHYYFSDKLDLICCCVRHYKAKCVTRYDEVVTTAKSRDELTEGFLAKLAATLQNEARMHRLWYDLRSQAMFEAAFRKDVLEIDKSLEAMIWRIASRYAELGGKRPAASPAALYALLDGLFQSALLRHLAGDETAVPDLLDEVRRLLPTIC
- a CDS encoding SDR family NAD(P)-dependent oxidoreductase — protein: MSGKSLAGKKALVTGGARGIGAAIAQSLARAGASIMIADILDDAGKASAAAIAKEGVATGFVQLDVSDDAQWERAVAATVSTLGGYDILINNAGIEITSLVSEVRAEDARRMCDVNIVGTVLGMKHAFRVMRPGGAAGKGGAVVNIASVAATIAFPSIAVYSGTKSAVDRMTRVGAMEAGKLGYGVRVNCIYPGLIPTDMGLQLANDIVKVGLAPDVNAAVGSVVEQTPLGRLAEVSDIGDAAVFLCSNEARFITGIGLPVDGGMGM
- a CDS encoding DUF5938 domain-containing protein produces the protein MSEKKPVVVYGVSGYTGRLVCEYLREYNIPFIAAGRDAAKVKAVVEKIPGIETADYEIAGVEHTVEALTKLFKGARVVSNMVGPFIKHGSEVVEAALQAGCHYTDTTGEQDWVLHAQERWGAKFAEKGLLLSPNLAQMYTTGEIAANICLETPGLDTLDILVFWKGFPTYASTQTIFTILKANWYYLEQNKFVEWDVTARADVVVPGQHETAIAVPWGGTAHPVWFKNDPRVSNCRVLGGVLARPVMEGVVQTTQMVKEKIKPLPPAEQEKALADIAATLQASMPPRENPRINTSIDSVYASGPLGRAHCVIHGNCNYKQTGMLQAYAAFALLQQPPKRTGFASGCQAFGYRELLGQLRSFGLVSKPIVTVHD
- a CDS encoding acyl-CoA synthetase, translating into MRFIDYLDKGASLGADAPCLTMDGRDLSYREVQRLSYRIARGLAGSDIAAGEKVAILSGNDPLAFACVFGISRAGAVWCPINPRNEATENRFILDQFDCSLLLFHSSFAAMVEAVRAELPKLRALVCLDAELPFAPSFESWLSGVADDHYQRETVDDLAMIPGTGGTTGKPKGVMLSGRNIEAMTALTLMGYPFKGRPVYLALAPLTHAAGVLCFPIMALGGRIVIMHRPDIGEFLDLIERYRVTHTFLPPTVIYMLLDHPKLDDANLSSLQCFWYGAAPISAARLAEALQRIGPMAQLFGQTEAPMMISMMAPDEHYNADGTIAMQRLSSAGRISPLVQAGIMDADGNLLPEGGRGEIVVRGSLVMEGYYKNPEATAEASAHGWHHTGDIGYIDGDGYLYIVDRAKDMIITGGFNVYSIEVENALRAHEAVQDCAVIGLPDDKWGERIVAVVQPRAGHSVDATALAAFVKQRIGSIKTPKQIEIWDDLPRSRVGKILKPDIRARLADRSGSPGVS